The Acomys russatus chromosome 3, mAcoRus1.1, whole genome shotgun sequence genome has a window encoding:
- the LOC127186746 gene encoding olfactory receptor 4N2-like, with the protein METENRTVVTEFILEGLAQSHDIQRLVFALSLIFYTIILPGNVFIILTVMSDPGLRAPLYFFLGNLAFLDASYSFIVTPRMLVDIFSEKKIISYKHCIIQLFFLHFLGGGEFLLLVVMAFDRYIAICRPLHYSTVMNPRLCYVMLLAPWVGGLVHSIIQVVLILRLPFCGPNHLDNFFCDVPQVIKLACTDTFVVELLMVFNSGLLTLVCFLGLLTSYAVILCHVHRSSSEGKNRATSTCATHVVLIFLMFGPAIFIYTRPSTALSADKVVSFFHTVIFPLMNPVIYTLRNQEVKNSMKKLFIQKIVC; encoded by the coding sequence ATGGAGACAGAAAACAGGACAGTTGTCACAGAATTCATTCTTGAAGGACTGGCCCAGTCACATGACATTCAGCGCTTGGTCTTTGCTCTGAGCTTAATTTTCTACACCATCATCTTGCCCGGAAATGTCTTTATCATACTCACTGTCATGTCAGACCCTGGACTCAGGGCCCCACTTTATTTCTTCCTGGGAAATTTGGCCTTCCTGGATGCCTCCTACTCCTTCATTGTGACTCCCAGGATGTTGGTGGACATTTTCTCGGAGAAGAAGATAATCTCTTACAAACACTGCATCATTCAACTGTTTTTCTTGCACTTCCTTGGAGGAGGGGAATTTTTACTTCTGGTCGTGATGGCCTTTGACCGCTACATTGCCATCTGCAGGCCTTTACACTATTCCACTGTGATGAACCCCAGGCTCTGCTATGTGATGCTGTTGGCTCCGTGGGTTGGAGGTCTTGTTCACTCCATCATTCAGGTTGTCCTTATCCTCCGATTACCGTTCTGTGGCCCAAACCATCTAGATAACTTCTTCTGTGATGTCCCTCAGGTCATCAAGCTAGCCTGCACAGACACCTTTGTAGTTGAGCTCCTAATGGTCTTCAATAGTGGCCTGCTTACCCTTGTGTGCTTCCTAGGCCTTCTGACTTCCTATGCCGTTATCTTGTGCCATGTGCACAGGTCATCttctgaaggaaaaaacagaGCCACATCCACGTGTGCCACTCATGTTGTACTTATCTTCCTCATGTTTGGCCCTGCAATTTTTATCTACACACGCCCATCCACAGCCTTATCAGCTGACAAAGTGGTTTCTTTCTTCCACACAGTAATATTTCCCTTGATGAACCCTGTGATTTATACCCTTCGAAACCAGGAAGTAAAAAATTCCATGAAAAAGTTATTTATCCAGAAAATTGTTTGTTAA